A genomic stretch from Lysobacter ciconiae includes:
- the prfB gene encoding peptide chain release factor 2 (programmed frameshift) has product MIELNPVHERIDDLKDRLQALRGYLDFDTKVERLEEVSRELESPDVWDDAERAQSLGRERASLDRVVNGIRSLTESVTGAEELLELAEMEGDDDTAQAVIEDVETYAKAVDELEFRRMFSGEMDNAAAFVDIQAGAGGTEAQDWAEILLRMYLRWAESRGWKAELMEVSGGDVAGVKSATFRVEGEFAYGWLKTETGVHRLVRKSPFDSDNRRHTSFTSVFVAPEVDDNIEIDINPADLKTDVYRSSGAGGQHVNKTESAVRITHVPTGTVVACQTERSQHANRDRAMKMLAGKLYELEIQKRNAERDAVEATKSDIGWGSQIRNYVLDQSRIKDLRTGIERSDTQNVLDGDLDEFVSASLKAGLAVGAKRSDAT; this is encoded by the exons ATGATCGAACTGAATCCCGTCCACGAGCGCATCGACGATCTCAAGGATCGTTTGCAGGCGCTCAGGGGGTATCTT GACTTCGACACCAAGGTCGAACGTCTGGAAGAAGTCAGCCGCGAGCTGGAAAGCCCGGACGTCTGGGACGACGCCGAGCGCGCGCAGTCGCTGGGTCGCGAACGCGCTTCGCTGGACCGCGTGGTCAATGGCATCCGCAGCCTGACCGAGAGCGTCACCGGCGCCGAGGAGCTGCTTGAGCTGGCGGAAATGGAAGGCGACGACGACACCGCCCAGGCGGTGATCGAGGACGTTGAAACCTATGCGAAGGCCGTCGACGAGCTCGAGTTCCGGCGGATGTTCTCCGGCGAGATGGACAACGCGGCTGCGTTCGTCGACATCCAGGCCGGTGCCGGCGGCACCGAGGCCCAGGACTGGGCCGAGATCCTGTTGCGGATGTACCTGCGCTGGGCCGAATCGCGCGGCTGGAAGGCCGAGCTGATGGAAGTCAGCGGCGGCGACGTGGCCGGCGTGAAGTCGGCGACCTTCCGCGTCGAGGGTGAGTTCGCCTACGGCTGGCTGAAGACCGAGACCGGCGTGCATCGGCTGGTGCGCAAGTCGCCGTTCGACTCCGACAACCGCCGCCACACCAGTTTCACCTCGGTGTTCGTCGCGCCGGAAGTGGACGACAACATCGAGATCGACATCAATCCGGCCGACCTGAAGACCGACGTCTACCGCTCCTCCGGCGCCGGCGGCCAGCACGTCAACAAGACCGAGTCGGCCGTGCGCATCACCCACGTGCCGACCGGTACGGTGGTGGCCTGCCAGACCGAGCGCAGCCAGCACGCCAACCGCGACCGGGCAATGAAAATGCTGGCCGGAAAGCTCTATGAGCTGGAGATCCAGAAGCGCAATGCCGAGCGCGACGCGGTGGAGGCGACCAAGTCCGACATCGGCTGGGGCAGCCAGATCCGCAACTACGTGCTCGACCAGAGCCGGATCAAGGACCTGCGCACCGGTATCGAGCGCAGCGATACCCAGAACGTCCTCGATGGCGACCTTGACGAGTTCGTCTCGGCCAGCCTCAAGGCGGGCCTGGCGGTGGGCGCGAAACGCTCCGACGCCACCTGA
- a CDS encoding 2OG-Fe(II) oxygenase yields the protein MNLSHDEFHVAARTLAADGWYVLAHLMHPGQTRALADECAAMHGADALSLARIGAARTVSLLRGDRIHWFSTSTESAAQRAFIDRMNALRIALNHELMLGLVDCESHYAVYPPGTGYARHLDRIHDDDARVVSAVYYLNEAWRESDGGALRLYLDDGSHRNILPQAGRLVLFLSAQFEHEVLPATRNRLSIACWMHQQRMNGRR from the coding sequence ATGAACCTCTCCCACGACGAGTTCCATGTTGCCGCCCGGACGCTCGCCGCCGACGGATGGTACGTGCTGGCGCACCTGATGCACCCCGGACAGACGCGGGCGCTGGCGGATGAGTGCGCCGCCATGCACGGTGCCGATGCGCTGTCGCTGGCGCGGATCGGTGCCGCCCGCACCGTATCGTTGCTGCGCGGTGACCGTATCCACTGGTTCTCCACCAGCACGGAAAGCGCGGCCCAGCGGGCCTTCATCGACCGCATGAACGCCCTGCGGATCGCACTGAATCACGAATTGATGCTCGGCCTGGTCGATTGCGAATCGCATTACGCCGTCTACCCTCCCGGGACAGGTTATGCGCGACATCTCGACCGCATTCACGACGATGACGCACGCGTCGTGTCCGCGGTGTACTACCTCAATGAGGCGTGGCGCGAGTCAGACGGTGGCGCACTGAGGCTGTACCTCGACGACGGATCGCATCGCAACATCCTTCCGCAGGCCGGCAGGCTGGTGCTGTTTCTCTCGGCGCAATTCGAACATGAGGTGCTGCCGGCCACGCGCAACCGGCTGAGCATCGCCTGCTGGATGCATCAGCAGAGGATGAATGGGCGCCGCTGA
- a CDS encoding acyltransferase family protein, which produces MPRRHDIDALRVIAFAILILYHVSGVYQRDSDFHIVSSYQNSWLDYVRIVFNRWRMPLIFAISGIALGLALRGRNPRSFMLARTWRLLVPLVFGMLFIVSAQAYCEGISKGTIETGYAAFMWRYLQLRPWPAGTFAGSTHGITWNHLWYLAYLWVYTLVLLALAPLLRSTPAQRAIEWLVRPRGLAWLLMPAAMFFAFLVILKPRFPETHALVGDWYLHAEYFPVFVLGFAVADKAAIWTGLTRLRKPLLAIAVACISVELSLKAAGQYLPAGEVPLWAQHVPWGTMERAARALYMWSALLAIFAWGHALLNRPMRWLPYATEAVYPWYILHQSLMVLAAYWLIPLQIGPVLEPALVTVLTIAGCALLHELVIRRVAVLRPLFGLGLVPRGARLERRPKAAPLQVD; this is translated from the coding sequence ATGCCCCGCCGCCATGACATCGATGCGTTGCGCGTCATCGCCTTCGCCATCCTGATCCTCTATCACGTCAGCGGGGTGTATCAGCGCGACTCGGATTTCCACATTGTCAGCAGCTACCAGAACAGCTGGCTGGATTATGTCCGGATCGTGTTCAATCGCTGGCGGATGCCACTGATCTTCGCCATCTCCGGCATTGCCCTCGGGCTGGCGCTGCGGGGACGGAACCCGCGCAGCTTCATGCTTGCCCGCACCTGGCGCCTGCTGGTCCCGCTCGTTTTCGGCATGCTGTTCATTGTGTCCGCGCAGGCGTACTGCGAAGGGATCAGCAAGGGAACGATCGAAACCGGCTATGCCGCCTTCATGTGGCGGTATCTGCAACTGCGCCCGTGGCCGGCAGGCACTTTCGCGGGGTCCACCCACGGGATCACGTGGAACCACCTGTGGTACCTGGCCTATCTGTGGGTGTACACGTTGGTGCTGCTGGCGTTGGCGCCGCTGCTCCGCTCCACCCCCGCACAGCGGGCCATCGAATGGCTGGTCCGCCCGCGCGGGCTTGCCTGGCTGCTGATGCCCGCGGCGATGTTCTTTGCTTTCCTGGTGATCCTGAAACCGCGTTTTCCGGAGACCCACGCGCTGGTCGGCGACTGGTACCTGCACGCGGAGTACTTCCCGGTCTTCGTACTCGGTTTCGCTGTCGCCGACAAAGCCGCGATCTGGACCGGCCTGACCCGCCTGCGAAAGCCGTTGTTGGCCATCGCGGTGGCCTGCATTTCGGTGGAGCTGAGCCTCAAGGCAGCGGGCCAGTACCTGCCCGCCGGCGAGGTCCCGCTCTGGGCGCAGCATGTGCCCTGGGGCACGATGGAACGAGCCGCGCGTGCGCTGTACATGTGGTCGGCGCTGCTGGCGATCTTTGCCTGGGGCCACGCGCTGTTGAACCGCCCGATGCGCTGGCTCCCCTACGCCACCGAAGCCGTGTACCCGTGGTACATCCTGCACCAGAGCCTGATGGTGCTGGCCGCGTACTGGCTGATCCCTCTGCAGATCGGGCCCGTGCTGGAACCAGCGCTGGTGACAGTGCTGACGATCGCGGGCTGCGCGTTGCTGCACGAACTGGTGATCCGTCGCGTCGCAGTGCTGCGGCCACTGTTCGGACTCGGACTGGTGCCGCGGGGCGCGCGGCTTGAACGACGGCCAAAGGCAGCACCGCTGCAGGTCGACTGA
- the recJ gene encoding single-stranded-DNA-specific exonuclease RecJ — MSRGGIVRRPAGAGSGPWPDSIPPLLRRIYGARGALNEAQARPRLAHLLPPDGLLGLDAATALLAEAIAGDRHILVVGDFDCDGATACAVAVRGLRMLGARRVSHAVPNRAVHGYGLSPALVAELAPLQPDLLVTVDHGIACHPGIAAAKALEWKVLVTDHHLPGDTLPPADAIVDPSQPGDTFPSKVLAGVGVMFYVLLALRRRLLADGSLTGGSNGRGPDLSRLLDLVAVGTVADLVPLDANNRALVAAGLRQLRAGKGCAGLQALIEAAQRDPARLSASDIGFAIAPRLNAAGRLEDMAVGIECLLTDDLTQAREIATTLNRINTERRAVQQQMTDETEQAFARVALDTSDVPLAACLFDPGWHPGVVGLVASKMKERLHRPAIAFAPAEPGGDMLRGSARSIPGFHIRDALATVDVRNPGLIERFGGHAMAAGLSLPLASLEAFEHAFRKCVELTLSPELLHLQIPSDGELAADEFTRHSADALRHGGPWGQGFPEPQFDGEFDVLGWRIVGQKHLKLELALAGRRVNAIHFGGWDEQEPPPRVRIAYRLEADDYRGGDAIQLVVVHREAA; from the coding sequence GTGAGCCGCGGCGGGATCGTTCGTCGCCCGGCCGGTGCCGGGTCCGGACCGTGGCCGGACAGCATTCCGCCACTGCTCCGGCGCATCTACGGCGCCCGGGGCGCGCTTAACGAGGCACAGGCGCGTCCTCGCCTGGCCCATCTCCTGCCGCCCGACGGCCTGCTCGGGCTGGACGCCGCCACCGCGCTGCTGGCTGAGGCGATCGCCGGTGACCGCCACATCCTGGTGGTCGGTGACTTCGACTGCGACGGGGCGACCGCGTGTGCGGTCGCGGTTCGGGGTTTGCGCATGCTCGGCGCGCGGCGCGTTTCCCACGCCGTCCCCAACCGCGCGGTTCATGGCTACGGGCTGTCGCCCGCGCTGGTCGCCGAGCTCGCACCGCTGCAGCCGGACCTTCTGGTCACCGTGGACCACGGCATCGCCTGTCACCCGGGCATCGCCGCGGCCAAGGCGCTGGAGTGGAAGGTGCTGGTCACGGACCACCATCTGCCCGGCGACACGCTGCCGCCCGCCGATGCGATCGTCGATCCGAGCCAGCCCGGTGACACCTTCCCCAGCAAGGTGCTGGCCGGCGTCGGAGTGATGTTCTACGTGCTGCTGGCCCTGCGTCGACGTCTGCTCGCGGACGGCTCGCTGACCGGCGGCAGCAACGGGCGCGGCCCCGACCTCAGCCGGTTGCTTGACCTGGTAGCGGTCGGCACCGTCGCCGATCTGGTGCCGCTGGACGCCAACAACCGCGCCCTCGTCGCGGCCGGGCTGCGCCAGTTGCGGGCAGGCAAAGGATGCGCAGGCCTGCAGGCGCTGATCGAGGCCGCCCAGCGGGATCCGGCGCGGTTGAGCGCCAGCGATATCGGTTTCGCCATCGCCCCGCGCCTGAACGCGGCGGGCCGGTTGGAGGACATGGCCGTCGGCATCGAGTGCCTGCTGACTGACGACCTGACCCAGGCGCGGGAGATTGCCACCACGCTCAACCGCATCAACACCGAGCGCCGCGCGGTCCAGCAGCAGATGACCGACGAAACCGAGCAGGCGTTTGCCCGGGTGGCTTTGGACACCAGCGACGTGCCGCTGGCCGCATGCCTGTTCGATCCGGGGTGGCACCCGGGCGTGGTCGGGCTGGTCGCCTCCAAGATGAAGGAGCGGCTGCACCGCCCGGCCATCGCCTTTGCACCGGCCGAGCCGGGCGGCGACATGTTGCGCGGTTCGGCGCGCTCGATTCCCGGCTTCCATATCCGCGATGCACTGGCCACGGTCGATGTGCGCAACCCCGGCCTGATCGAGCGCTTTGGCGGGCATGCGATGGCCGCCGGGCTTTCCCTGCCGCTCGCCTCGCTGGAAGCGTTCGAGCATGCGTTCCGCAAATGCGTCGAGCTGACCCTGTCGCCCGAGTTGCTGCATCTGCAGATTCCCAGTGACGGCGAATTGGCCGCCGACGAGTTCACCCGCCACAGCGCCGATGCACTGCGCCACGGCGGCCCGTGGGGACAGGGCTTCCCCGAGCCCCAGTTCGACGGCGAATTCGATGTGCTCGGCTGGCGCATCGTCGGCCAGAAGCACCTGAAGCTCGAGCTCGCGCTCGCTGGCCGGCGGGTCAACGCCATCCATTTCGGTGGCTGGGACGAGCAGGAACCGCCGCCCCGGGTGCGGATCGCGTACCGGCTGGAAGCGGACGACTACCGTGGCGGCGACGCGATCCAGCTGGTCGTGGTCCATCGCGAAGCGGCGTGA
- a CDS encoding phosphoglycerate mutase yields the protein MTRRAVTLLMPARSRFGGQRLSESAGRWFARADRSDPGGEVVQRQFDVLPRGWPVAAVTRQRDAGDAAGSAWMRADPVYIQPEINGARLMAHGDALSLSEADTAAFLPALKPYFGDGGTLLDAPVPSRWYLQMPAGAKLPTMASLDNALGADLFEQLPDGPDGRRWRALLSEAQVILHNHPRNAERAALGLAPVNSLWFWGAGTLPDHVRTVHARIASDDDTLTAFATAAGVPAGPLPARWAQDGEGLFDLRHLRDLAVFDRDWWQLLSVQLGSGGIASLDVEFADGHRLDMRPRNRWRFWRRPMRSFVNPAPDSVQ from the coding sequence ATGACCCGACGGGCGGTCACCCTGCTGATGCCGGCGCGCAGCCGCTTCGGCGGCCAGCGACTGTCGGAAAGCGCGGGTCGCTGGTTCGCCCGCGCCGACCGTTCCGATCCCGGCGGCGAGGTGGTGCAGCGCCAGTTTGACGTGCTGCCGCGCGGCTGGCCGGTCGCCGCCGTCACCCGTCAGCGCGACGCGGGCGACGCGGCGGGATCGGCCTGGATGCGCGCGGACCCGGTCTATATCCAGCCGGAGATCAACGGCGCACGCCTGATGGCGCACGGCGACGCGCTGTCGCTGAGCGAGGCGGACACCGCCGCGTTCCTGCCGGCGCTGAAGCCGTACTTCGGCGATGGCGGGACCTTGCTGGATGCGCCGGTGCCGTCACGCTGGTACCTGCAAATGCCCGCCGGCGCGAAGCTGCCGACGATGGCATCGCTGGACAACGCGCTGGGCGCCGATCTGTTCGAGCAATTGCCCGACGGCCCGGACGGGCGTCGCTGGCGGGCGCTGCTGAGCGAGGCGCAGGTGATCCTGCACAACCATCCGCGCAATGCCGAACGGGCAGCGCTGGGTCTGGCGCCAGTGAATTCGCTGTGGTTCTGGGGCGCCGGCACGCTGCCGGACCACGTGCGCACCGTGCATGCGCGGATCGCCAGCGACGACGACACCCTTACCGCGTTCGCGACCGCCGCCGGCGTGCCGGCCGGTCCGCTCCCCGCGCGCTGGGCGCAGGATGGCGAGGGACTGTTCGACCTGCGTCATCTGCGGGATCTGGCGGTGTTCGATCGCGACTGGTGGCAGCTCTTGTCGGTGCAGCTGGGGTCGGGCGGCATTGCGTCGCTGGACGTTGAGTTCGCCGACGGCCACCGTCTGGACATGCGTCCGCGCAACCGCTGGCGTTTCTGGCGGCGGCCCATGCGGTCTTTCGTCAATCCGGCGCCGGACTCCGTGCAGTGA
- the greA gene encoding transcription elongation factor GreA, translating into MQAPLTAKGAQRLRTELEQLKSVKRPAVIAAIADAREHGDLKENAEYHAARDQQSFIEGRIKQLESELSNSQIIDIAALNVGDKIVFGATVDLVDTESDEERTYQIVGDLEADIKLGLIAISSPVARALIGRHEGDSIIIDAPGGTREYDIVAVRYVV; encoded by the coding sequence ATGCAAGCACCCCTTACCGCCAAGGGTGCGCAGCGTCTGCGCACCGAACTTGAGCAGCTGAAATCCGTCAAGCGGCCGGCCGTCATCGCCGCCATTGCCGACGCCCGTGAACACGGCGATCTCAAGGAGAACGCCGAATACCACGCCGCGCGTGACCAGCAGAGCTTCATCGAAGGCCGCATCAAGCAGCTTGAGAGCGAGCTGTCGAACTCGCAGATCATCGACATCGCCGCGCTGAACGTGGGCGACAAGATCGTGTTCGGCGCAACCGTCGACCTGGTCGATACCGAGAGCGACGAGGAGCGGACCTACCAGATCGTTGGCGACCTGGAGGCCGACATCAAGCTGGGCCTGATCGCGATTTCCTCGCCGGTCGCGCGCGCGCTGATCGGTCGCCACGAGGGCGACAGCATCATCATCGATGCACCGGGCGGCACCCGCGAATACGACATCGTCGCCGTCCGTTACGTCGTCTGA
- the carB gene encoding carbamoyl-phosphate synthase large subunit — MPKRTDIKTVLIIGAGPIVIGQACEFDYSGAQACKALREEGYRVVLVNSNPATIMTDPDMADAVYIEPINWRTVEKIIAKERPDALLPTMGGQTALNCALDLDDHGVLAKYNVELIGARREAIMMAEDRELFRVAMAEIGLECPKAAIAKTFEQAVEIQATVGYPTIIRPSFTLGGSGGGIAYNREEFEEIVKGGLELSPTNEVLIEESVLGWKEFEMEVVRDTADNCIIVCSIENFDAMGVHTGDSITVAPAQTLTDKEYQRLRDASLAVLRKIGVDTGGSNVQFGINAETGRVVVIEMNPRVSRSSALASKATGFPIAKIAAKLAVGYTLDELRNDITGGATPASFEPTIDYVVTKIPRFAFEKFPQADSRLTTQMKSVGEVMAMGRTFQESLQKALRGLETDKVGLDPTGIDLATDEGMATIRRELKEPGPERIFHIGDAFRAGMSVEDVHALSFVDPWFLDQMEEIIAAEKDVAAHGLSALDAGRMRELKRMGFSDARLAQLTGTDETAVRSLRRAFGVRPVYKRVDSCAAEFATTTAYMYSTYEDECESNPTDRDKIMVLGGGPNRIGQGIEFDYCCVHASLALREDGFETIMVNCNPETVSTDYDTSDRLYFESLTLEDVLEICELEKPKGVIVQYGGQTPLKLAQALEAAGVPIIGTSPDSIDLAEDRERFQQLVDKLGLKQPPNRIARNAEESVVLAREVGYPLVVRPSYVLGGRAMEVVHSDADLERYIRDAVRVSEKSPVLLDRFLDNAIEVDVDIIADKDGNVLIGGVMEHIEEAGVHSGDSSCSLPPYSLSAQTQARLREQVTALAKALNVVGLMNTQFAIQNDGNGEDTIYLLEVNPRASRTVPFVSKATGMALAKIAARCMAGKTLAEQGATGEIIPDYYSVKEAIFPFAKFQGVDPILGPEMRSTGEVMGVGRSFGAAMARAQEAASIKALPDGGKVFVSVRDPDKQRVLPVAQDLVARGYSLVATSGTAKFLRAQGLECQAINKVNEGRPHIVDLIKNGEIVYIVNTTEGSQAISDSFSIRREALQQRITYSTTIAGARALLQSLEFRDAGPVLSLQELHATVKTTA; from the coding sequence ATGCCAAAGCGCACCGACATCAAGACCGTCCTTATCATCGGCGCCGGCCCGATCGTGATCGGCCAGGCCTGCGAGTTCGACTATTCCGGCGCGCAGGCCTGCAAGGCCCTGCGTGAGGAGGGCTACCGGGTCGTGCTGGTCAACAGCAACCCGGCCACGATCATGACCGACCCGGACATGGCCGACGCGGTCTACATCGAGCCGATCAACTGGCGCACGGTGGAGAAGATCATCGCGAAGGAGCGCCCCGACGCGCTGCTGCCGACCATGGGTGGCCAGACCGCGCTCAACTGCGCGCTCGACCTGGACGACCACGGCGTGCTGGCGAAGTACAACGTCGAGCTGATCGGCGCCCGGCGCGAGGCGATCATGATGGCCGAGGACCGCGAGCTGTTCCGCGTCGCCATGGCCGAGATCGGCCTGGAATGCCCGAAGGCGGCGATCGCCAAGACCTTCGAGCAGGCGGTCGAGATCCAGGCCACGGTTGGCTACCCGACCATCATCCGGCCGTCCTTCACCCTGGGCGGCAGCGGCGGCGGCATCGCCTACAACCGCGAGGAGTTCGAGGAGATCGTCAAGGGCGGCCTGGAGCTGTCGCCGACCAACGAGGTGCTGATCGAGGAATCGGTGCTGGGCTGGAAGGAATTCGAGATGGAGGTGGTCCGCGACACGGCGGACAACTGCATCATCGTCTGCTCGATCGAGAACTTCGACGCGATGGGCGTGCACACCGGCGACTCGATCACCGTCGCCCCGGCGCAGACCCTGACCGACAAGGAATACCAGCGCCTGCGCGATGCCTCCCTGGCGGTGCTGCGCAAGATCGGCGTGGACACCGGCGGCTCCAACGTGCAGTTCGGCATCAATGCCGAGACGGGCCGCGTGGTCGTGATCGAGATGAACCCGCGCGTGTCGCGTTCCTCGGCGCTGGCCTCCAAGGCGACCGGCTTCCCGATTGCCAAGATCGCCGCCAAGCTGGCGGTGGGCTACACGCTGGACGAGTTGCGCAATGACATCACCGGCGGCGCGACGCCGGCGTCGTTCGAGCCAACGATCGACTACGTGGTGACCAAGATTCCGCGGTTCGCCTTCGAGAAGTTCCCCCAGGCCGACTCGCGCCTGACCACCCAGATGAAGTCGGTGGGCGAGGTGATGGCGATGGGCCGCACCTTTCAGGAGTCGCTGCAGAAAGCCCTGCGCGGGCTGGAGACCGACAAGGTCGGCCTCGACCCGACCGGCATCGACCTGGCCACCGATGAAGGCATGGCCACGATCCGCCGCGAGCTCAAGGAGCCGGGCCCGGAGCGGATCTTCCACATCGGCGATGCCTTCCGCGCCGGGATGAGCGTGGAGGACGTGCACGCGCTGTCCTTCGTCGATCCGTGGTTCCTCGACCAGATGGAGGAGATCATCGCCGCCGAGAAGGACGTCGCCGCGCATGGTCTGTCCGCCCTCGACGCCGGCCGCATGCGCGAGCTCAAGCGCATGGGCTTCTCCGACGCGCGCCTGGCCCAGCTGACCGGCACCGACGAGACCGCCGTGCGCTCGCTGCGCCGCGCCTTCGGGGTGCGCCCGGTGTACAAGCGCGTGGATTCCTGCGCCGCCGAGTTCGCCACCACCACCGCCTACATGTACTCGACCTACGAGGACGAGTGCGAGTCCAATCCGACGGACCGCGACAAGATCATGGTCCTGGGTGGCGGTCCCAACCGGATCGGCCAGGGCATCGAGTTCGACTACTGCTGCGTGCACGCGTCCCTGGCGCTGCGCGAGGACGGGTTCGAGACCATCATGGTCAACTGCAACCCGGAAACCGTATCCACCGACTACGACACCTCCGACCGCCTGTACTTCGAGTCGCTGACGCTGGAAGACGTGCTGGAGATCTGCGAGCTGGAGAAGCCCAAGGGCGTGATCGTCCAGTACGGCGGCCAGACCCCGCTGAAGCTGGCGCAGGCGCTCGAGGCCGCCGGCGTGCCGATCATCGGCACCAGCCCCGACAGCATCGACCTGGCCGAGGACCGCGAGCGTTTCCAGCAGCTGGTCGACAAGCTGGGCCTGAAGCAGCCGCCCAACCGCATCGCCCGCAACGCCGAGGAGTCCGTCGTGCTCGCGCGCGAGGTCGGTTATCCGCTGGTCGTGCGCCCAAGCTACGTGCTCGGTGGCCGGGCGATGGAAGTGGTGCATTCCGATGCCGACCTGGAGCGCTACATCCGCGATGCGGTGCGCGTCTCGGAGAAGTCGCCGGTGCTGCTGGACCGCTTCCTCGACAACGCCATCGAGGTGGACGTGGACATCATTGCCGACAAGGACGGCAACGTCCTGATCGGCGGCGTGATGGAGCACATCGAGGAGGCCGGCGTGCACTCCGGGGATTCCTCCTGCTCGCTGCCGCCGTACTCGTTGTCGGCGCAGACCCAGGCGCGCCTGCGCGAGCAGGTGACGGCGCTGGCCAAGGCGCTCAACGTGGTCGGCCTGATGAACACCCAGTTCGCGATCCAGAACGACGGCAACGGCGAGGACACGATCTACCTGCTGGAAGTGAACCCGCGCGCGTCGCGCACGGTGCCGTTCGTGTCCAAGGCCACCGGCATGGCGCTGGCGAAGATCGCCGCGCGCTGCATGGCCGGCAAAACCCTGGCCGAGCAGGGCGCAACGGGCGAGATCATTCCGGACTACTACTCGGTCAAGGAAGCGATCTTCCCGTTCGCCAAGTTCCAGGGCGTCGATCCCATCCTAGGGCCGGAAATGCGCTCCACCGGCGAGGTGATGGGCGTGGGCCGCAGCTTCGGCGCGGCCATGGCACGCGCGCAGGAGGCCGCCAGCATCAAGGCGCTGCCCGACGGCGGCAAGGTCTTCGTCTCCGTGCGTGATCCGGACAAACAGCGCGTGCTGCCGGTGGCCCAGGATCTGGTCGCCCGCGGCTACTCGCTGGTCGCCACCAGCGGCACGGCGAAGTTCCTGCGCGCGCAGGGCCTGGAATGCCAGGCGATCAACAAGGTCAATGAAGGCCGCCCGCACATCGTGGACCTGATCAAGAACGGCGAGATCGTCTACATCGTCAATACCACCGAGGGCAGCCAGGCGATTTCGGATTCGTTTTCGATCCGTCGCGAGGCCCTTCAGCAGCGCATTACCTATTCGACCACCATCGCCGGCGCACGCGCATTGCTGCAGTCGCTGGAGTTCCGTGATGCCGGGCCGGTGCTGTCGCTGCAGGAACTGCACGCGACCGTGAAGACCACCGCCTAG
- the carA gene encoding glutamine-hydrolyzing carbamoyl-phosphate synthase small subunit, translated as MTQPAILALEDGTIFEGVSVGAPGLSVGEVVFNTAMTGYQEVLTDPSYARQLVTLTYPHIGNTGINDQDNESSRIWAAGLIVRNVPRRPSSWRSQVALPQWLQDQGVVAIADVDTRKLTRILSSHGSQSGALMAGDGINADHAVEAARKFPGLQGMDLAREVSTHERYEWNEGQLDLDSNEFAQGEGRFHVVAYDFGIKRNILRMLAQRGCRVTVVPAQTPAADVLALRPDGVFLSNGPGDPEPCDYAIAAIRELIAQRIPMFGICLGHQLLGLASGAKTMKMKSGHHGANHPVQALDDGGRVMITSQNHGFAIDEATLPASLRTTHRSLFDGSNQGIEIPGAPVFGFQGHPEASPGPQDVAPLFDRFVALMEAN; from the coding sequence ACGGCACCATCTTCGAAGGCGTTTCCGTAGGCGCACCCGGCCTGTCCGTTGGTGAGGTGGTTTTCAACACCGCCATGACCGGCTACCAGGAGGTCCTCACCGACCCTTCGTACGCGCGCCAGCTGGTGACGCTGACCTACCCGCATATCGGCAATACCGGCATCAATGACCAGGACAACGAGTCCTCGCGGATCTGGGCCGCCGGCCTGATCGTGCGCAACGTGCCGCGCCGTCCCAGCAGCTGGCGCAGCCAGGTCGCGCTGCCGCAGTGGCTGCAGGACCAGGGCGTGGTCGCGATCGCCGATGTGGACACCCGCAAGCTGACCCGGATCCTCAGCAGCCACGGCTCGCAGAGCGGGGCGCTGATGGCCGGCGATGGCATCAACGCGGACCATGCCGTCGAGGCGGCGCGCAAGTTCCCCGGCCTGCAGGGCATGGACCTCGCCCGCGAGGTCAGCACGCACGAGCGCTACGAATGGAACGAGGGCCAGCTCGACCTGGACAGCAACGAATTCGCCCAGGGCGAAGGCCGCTTCCACGTGGTCGCCTACGACTTCGGCATCAAGCGCAACATCCTGCGCATGCTCGCCCAGCGCGGCTGCCGGGTCACGGTTGTGCCGGCACAGACACCCGCTGCCGATGTACTCGCCCTGCGGCCCGACGGCGTGTTCCTGTCCAATGGTCCTGGCGACCCGGAACCGTGTGACTACGCGATCGCCGCGATCCGCGAGTTGATCGCCCAGCGCATCCCCATGTTCGGCATCTGCCTGGGCCACCAGTTGCTCGGGCTGGCCAGTGGCGCGAAGACGATGAAGATGAAGTCCGGCCACCACGGCGCCAACCATCCCGTGCAGGCGCTCGACGACGGCGGCCGGGTCATGATCACCAGCCAGAACCACGGCTTTGCGATAGACGAAGCCACCCTGCCTGCCAGCCTGCGCACCACCCACCGCTCGCTGTTCGACGGTTCCAACCAGGGCATCGAGATCCCCGGTGCACCCGTTTTCGGCTTCCAGGGCCACCCCGAGGCGAGTCCGGGTCCGCAGGATGTCGCCCCTTTGTTCGACCGGTTTGTTGCGCTGATGGAGGCCAACTGA